Proteins from a single region of Phaeacidiphilus oryzae TH49:
- a CDS encoding alpha-L-fucosidase: protein MTSSLPRRHVLGLAAGAALAPLALSATVSPRPSGAYAATGAAAGADSTATATTVPDPVPVALDAYFDNNGIETATVGGADFDGSGYSFPGEYLPAGATTVDGVPYVLGAPGGDNNVVALGQQLSLPQGRYLSGLFLVAGSYGDASGTVTVHYADGGTSQAPLTAPDWYSSGSGALTAPFRYKPDGSQDQHPVAVSAVEVYFDSGREAVALTLPSTAAPAAGVTSLHVFALSLQPVAQGRAVLIRSAASTTSLLGDGWNATAPQTVEATVVNAGTVWLTPADQVLVTVETDGARTTVPARISTLAPGEEARVRIGIANRAGTAAGTQATGTVEVDSGRAGRLASRSTGLILGVPEYQPTDASLTTHQAPYWFDDAKFGIFIHWGVYSVPAWGPVGKEYAEWYWDHMQDPNDPTYAYHAKTYGQDFAYDDFIPRFTAAKFDPRAWVRLIAESGAGYYVLTSKHHEGFALWDSKVTGRNAVQLGPKRDLIRALFDASREYTPQLRNGLYYSLPEWFNPDNPWMGHAPRNPYTLDPVPYTGYTAGKDYVADYQTKQVEELVEGYDPDVIWFDIGGVNDSRNTMAEFLNRARNRARPKDVTYNNRGGIPDHDFTTPEYTTYGNTVVAKWEASRGLDPFSYGYNSATPDASYMTAEAVVQTLVDIVSKNGNFLLDIGPRADGTIADVMQQRLRETGAWLAVNGEAIHGTTYWTRMAQLGDALRFTVRQTAEDPAFYIHSFERPGSTLVVEAPVPIRSGDRVTLLGYGDRPLDWSVDSAGSLTVQVPKAARATGRYAWVFKIAWQR, encoded by the coding sequence ATGACGTCGTCCCTGCCCAGACGGCATGTGCTGGGCCTGGCGGCCGGAGCCGCCCTCGCACCGCTGGCCCTCTCCGCCACCGTCTCCCCTCGCCCCTCGGGGGCGTACGCCGCGACGGGCGCCGCCGCGGGCGCCGACTCGACCGCCACGGCGACGACCGTCCCCGACCCCGTCCCGGTCGCCCTGGACGCGTACTTCGACAACAACGGCATCGAGACCGCCACCGTGGGCGGGGCGGACTTCGACGGCTCGGGCTACTCCTTCCCCGGCGAGTACCTGCCCGCCGGGGCCACCACCGTCGACGGCGTGCCGTATGTCCTCGGCGCGCCGGGCGGGGACAACAACGTGGTGGCGCTCGGCCAGCAGCTGTCCCTCCCCCAGGGCCGTTACCTCAGCGGCCTCTTCCTGGTCGCCGGCAGCTACGGCGACGCCTCCGGCACCGTCACCGTCCACTACGCGGACGGCGGCACCAGCCAGGCCCCGCTCACCGCCCCGGACTGGTACTCCTCCGGCTCGGGCGCGCTCACCGCCCCCTTCCGCTACAAGCCGGACGGCAGCCAGGACCAGCACCCGGTGGCCGTCTCCGCGGTGGAGGTGTACTTCGACTCCGGGCGGGAGGCCGTCGCCCTCACCCTGCCCAGCACCGCGGCCCCGGCGGCCGGGGTGACCAGCCTTCACGTCTTCGCGCTGAGCCTGCAGCCGGTGGCGCAGGGCCGCGCCGTGCTGATCAGGTCCGCCGCCTCCACCACCAGCCTCCTCGGGGACGGCTGGAACGCCACCGCTCCGCAGACCGTGGAGGCGACCGTGGTGAACGCGGGCACGGTCTGGCTCACCCCGGCCGACCAGGTGCTGGTCACGGTCGAGACCGACGGGGCGCGCACCACCGTGCCGGCGCGGATATCCACCCTCGCGCCCGGCGAGGAGGCCCGGGTCCGGATCGGCATCGCCAACCGGGCCGGCACCGCGGCCGGCACCCAGGCGACCGGCACCGTGGAGGTCGACTCGGGCCGCGCCGGCCGGCTCGCCTCGCGCTCGACCGGCCTGATCCTCGGCGTGCCGGAGTACCAGCCCACCGACGCCTCGCTCACCACCCACCAGGCGCCGTACTGGTTCGACGACGCCAAGTTCGGCATCTTCATCCACTGGGGCGTCTACTCGGTGCCCGCCTGGGGCCCGGTCGGCAAGGAGTACGCCGAGTGGTACTGGGACCACATGCAGGACCCGAACGACCCGACCTACGCCTACCACGCGAAGACCTACGGCCAGGACTTCGCCTATGACGACTTCATTCCGCGCTTCACCGCGGCGAAGTTCGACCCGCGCGCCTGGGTACGGCTGATCGCCGAATCCGGCGCCGGATACTACGTGCTGACCTCCAAGCACCACGAGGGATTCGCGCTCTGGGATTCCAAGGTGACGGGGCGGAACGCGGTACAGCTCGGACCCAAGCGCGACCTGATCCGGGCGCTCTTCGACGCCTCCCGGGAGTACACCCCGCAACTGCGCAACGGGCTGTACTACTCGCTGCCGGAGTGGTTCAACCCCGACAATCCGTGGATGGGCCACGCGCCGCGCAATCCCTACACCCTGGATCCGGTCCCGTACACCGGATACACCGCCGGCAAGGACTACGTCGCGGACTACCAGACCAAGCAGGTCGAGGAACTCGTCGAGGGATACGACCCGGACGTCATCTGGTTCGACATCGGCGGCGTGAACGACAGCCGGAACACCATGGCCGAGTTCCTCAACCGGGCCAGGAACAGGGCCCGCCCGAAAGACGTCACCTACAACAACCGCGGCGGCATTCCCGACCACGACTTCACCACCCCCGAGTACACCACCTACGGAAACACGGTGGTGGCCAAGTGGGAGGCGAGCCGGGGTCTGGACCCGTTCTCCTACGGGTACAACTCGGCCACCCCGGACGCCTCCTACATGACGGCCGAGGCGGTGGTGCAGACGCTGGTCGACATCGTCAGCAAGAACGGCAACTTCCTGCTGGACATCGGCCCGCGGGCGGACGGCACCATCGCGGACGTGATGCAGCAGCGGCTGCGCGAGACCGGCGCCTGGCTGGCGGTCAACGGGGAGGCGATCCACGGCACCACGTACTGGACGCGGATGGCGCAGCTGGGCGACGCCCTGCGGTTCACCGTCCGGCAGACCGCCGAGGACCCGGCCTTCTACATTCACTCCTTCGAGCGGCCGGGCAGCACGCTGGTGGTGGAGGCACCGGTGCCGATCCGGTCCGGCGACCGGGTCACCCTCCTCGGCTACGGTGACCGGCCGCTGGACTGGTCGGTGGACTCGGCGGGATCGCTCACCGTCCAGGTGCCCAAGGCGGCGCGGGCCACCGGCCGGTACGCCTGGGTGTTCAAGATCGCCTGGCAGCGCTGA
- a CDS encoding LacI family DNA-binding transcriptional regulator has protein sequence MREPVAKRQERVLAAVRSRGTARIADLAEELGVSVVTVRRDAEELATSGRLRRGHGVVHSLECVPEPEPEPRPVPGRRTGPGSASAPDAHAEGVLAMVIPENHRYLTATVQGARRTAAEAGLRLRLHLVSDEAGAEQAAEQAAVRQALAAGPRGLLLTPHWRTPAEAVSDKAPAWHAELDVPTVLVERRPERWSPLYALDSVRSDHGYGVQLALDHLLMLGHRRIVLAARDDSPSARYIRSAFTESTIRLGLADGCQVISSVPGPSGPEAPTAPAGGRRVDLARVVRESGATAVLIHNDSDALMLLPQLQEAGIDVPRDCSVVTYDDVVADLGPLPLTAVAPPKAELGRVAAELLIRRAAAAAAGARPEPARHTELLPSLVLRESTAPAPTR, from the coding sequence ATGAGAGAGCCCGTGGCCAAGCGGCAGGAGCGGGTGCTGGCCGCGGTGCGGTCCCGCGGTACGGCCCGGATCGCGGACCTGGCCGAGGAGTTGGGCGTCTCCGTGGTCACCGTCCGCCGGGACGCCGAGGAACTGGCCACCTCCGGCCGGCTGCGCCGGGGCCACGGCGTCGTCCACTCGCTGGAGTGCGTGCCGGAACCGGAGCCGGAGCCGAGGCCGGTCCCGGGACGACGGACGGGCCCCGGCTCCGCCTCGGCGCCCGACGCCCACGCCGAGGGGGTCCTGGCGATGGTGATCCCGGAGAACCACCGCTACCTCACCGCCACCGTGCAGGGTGCCCGCCGGACCGCCGCCGAGGCCGGGCTGCGCCTGCGACTTCACCTGGTGTCCGACGAGGCCGGTGCCGAGCAGGCGGCGGAGCAGGCCGCGGTCCGCCAGGCCCTGGCCGCGGGCCCGCGCGGGCTGCTGCTGACGCCGCACTGGCGCACCCCGGCCGAGGCCGTCTCGGACAAGGCCCCCGCCTGGCACGCCGAGCTGGACGTCCCGACCGTGCTGGTGGAACGCCGACCGGAGCGCTGGAGCCCGCTCTACGCCCTGGACTCGGTGCGCTCGGACCACGGCTACGGCGTCCAACTCGCCCTGGACCACCTGCTGATGCTCGGCCATCGGCGGATCGTGCTGGCCGCCCGGGACGACTCCCCTTCGGCCCGCTACATCCGCTCGGCCTTCACCGAGTCGACGATCCGCCTGGGCCTCGCCGACGGCTGCCAGGTGATCTCCAGCGTCCCCGGACCGTCAGGACCGGAAGCCCCAACCGCCCCGGCCGGCGGGCGCCGGGTCGATCTGGCGCGGGTGGTGCGCGAGTCGGGCGCCACCGCCGTACTGATCCACAACGACTCGGACGCCCTGATGCTGCTGCCGCAGCTCCAGGAGGCCGGGATCGACGTCCCCCGGGACTGCTCGGTGGTGACCTACGACGACGTCGTCGCCGACCTGGGCCCTCTCCCGCTCACCGCGGTCGCCCCGCCCAAGGCCGAACTCGGCCGGGTGGCGGCGGAGTTGCTGATCCGCCGGGCCGCCGCGGCCGCCGCGGGGGCGCGCCCCGAGCCGGCCCGGCACACCGAACTGCTGCCCTCCCTGGTGCTCCGGGAGTCGACCGCGCCCGCTCCGACTCGCTGA
- the soxR gene encoding redox-sensitive transcriptional activator SoxR — protein MTALQDWLSIGELSARSGLAPSALRYYEELGLIHPERTAGGQRRYQRAELRRVAFVRAAQRVGLSLEEAREALERLPERRPPTAGEWDRVARAWQSRIDQQIGELRRLRDQLSSCIGCGCLSLRKCRIYNPGDAAAEHGAGARYLLGDTPSAPSERPSVGPSEGRKTRLGDLE, from the coding sequence GTGACCGCACTTCAGGACTGGTTGAGCATCGGCGAGCTCTCCGCCCGCAGCGGGCTGGCGCCGTCCGCGCTGCGCTACTACGAGGAGCTCGGACTGATCCATCCCGAGCGCACGGCCGGTGGTCAACGCCGCTATCAGCGGGCCGAGTTGAGGCGAGTGGCGTTCGTCCGGGCGGCGCAGCGGGTGGGGCTCTCGCTGGAGGAGGCGCGCGAGGCGCTGGAGCGGCTGCCGGAGCGCCGGCCGCCGACGGCCGGCGAGTGGGACCGGGTGGCCCGGGCCTGGCAGTCGAGGATCGACCAGCAGATCGGTGAACTCCGGCGACTGCGGGACCAGTTGAGCAGCTGCATCGGCTGCGGATGCCTGTCGCTGCGGAAATGCCGGATCTACAACCCGGGCGACGCGGCCGCCGAGCACGGGGCGGGCGCCCGCTATCTCCTGGGCGACACGCCGTCGGCACCGTCGGAGCGGCCGTCGGTAGGGCCGTCGGAAGGCCGGAAGACCAGATTGGGCGATCTGGAGTAG
- a CDS encoding thiamine pyrophosphate-dependent enzyme, with translation MTVAEASDQAQSDALGYADLTRLMSLMTGDEKHTAAATSTLDALWVLYDRVLRVSPQTADHPDRDRFLLSKGHGPMAYYAVLAAKGFLDPAVLPGFGGYDSPLGHHPDRLLVPGVEIGSGSLGHGLPIAVGTALGLRARQRIRPDGSRPAVWVLIGDAELDEGSNHEAIAFAGAAGVEELRAVVIDNQSATHGWPGGIESRFRAAGWTAETVYGRDHGALLRAYRGGRPGSPHAVIAVVEPKD, from the coding sequence ATGACTGTTGCAGAGGCAAGCGACCAGGCTCAGTCGGACGCCCTCGGCTACGCCGACCTCACCCGACTGATGTCCCTGATGACCGGCGACGAGAAGCACACCGCCGCCGCCACCTCCACCCTCGACGCCCTCTGGGTGCTCTACGACCGGGTGCTGCGGGTCTCACCCCAGACCGCGGACCACCCCGACCGGGACCGCTTCCTCCTCTCCAAGGGACACGGCCCGATGGCCTACTACGCGGTCCTCGCCGCCAAGGGCTTCCTTGACCCCGCGGTGCTGCCCGGCTTCGGCGGCTACGACTCACCGCTCGGCCACCACCCCGACCGGCTCCTGGTGCCGGGAGTGGAGATCGGCAGCGGCTCGCTCGGGCACGGACTGCCGATCGCCGTCGGCACCGCGCTCGGTCTCCGCGCCCGGCAGCGGATCCGCCCGGACGGCAGCCGGCCGGCGGTCTGGGTACTGATCGGCGACGCCGAGCTCGACGAGGGCAGCAACCACGAGGCCATCGCCTTCGCCGGAGCGGCGGGCGTCGAGGAGCTCCGCGCCGTGGTGATCGACAACCAGTCGGCCACCCACGGCTGGCCCGGCGGCATCGAGTCCCGCTTCCGCGCGGCCGGCTGGACCGCCGAGACGGTCTACGGCCGCGACCACGGGGCGCTGCTGCGCGCGTACCGGGGAGGCCGCCCTGGCAGCCCGCACGCCGTCATCGCGGTCGTCGAACCCAAGGACTGA
- a CDS encoding transketolase family protein, translating to MTTSTVQPATVRPTAARPTAARPAAADEDARSRFYRVAAELLDEDPRIAVVLADIGADRFARSARAHPDRVVNVGIREQLLVGVTSGLALAGMRPLAHTFGSFLVERPFEQIKLDLNHQGLGAVLVSALGSYDWPAGGRTHMSPGDVALLDTLPDWTVHVPGHPDEAELLLRHAAAGEGLVYLRLSAQTNSTAQPVAPGRFLTVRQGTAESGTVVLAVGPMLDNVLAATDNLDVTVLYAATVRPFDGAALRAGTAGAGVADVVLVEPYLAGTSVPFAAEALADRPHRLLGLGVPRAELRRYGTMEEHIEAHGLDPASLRARISGWL from the coding sequence ATGACCACGAGCACCGTTCAGCCCGCCACCGTCCGCCCCACAGCCGCCCGCCCCACAGCCGCCCGCCCCGCGGCCGCGGATGAGGACGCCCGGTCCCGCTTCTACCGCGTAGCCGCCGAACTCCTGGACGAGGACCCGCGGATCGCGGTCGTGCTGGCGGACATCGGCGCCGATCGCTTCGCCCGGTCCGCCCGCGCCCACCCCGACCGCGTCGTCAACGTCGGCATCAGGGAGCAACTGCTGGTCGGCGTCACCTCGGGACTCGCCCTGGCCGGCATGCGGCCCCTCGCCCACACCTTCGGCTCCTTTCTCGTCGAGCGCCCCTTCGAGCAGATCAAGCTCGACCTCAACCACCAGGGCCTCGGCGCCGTACTGGTCAGCGCCCTCGGCTCGTACGACTGGCCGGCGGGCGGCCGCACCCACATGTCACCCGGCGACGTGGCCCTGCTGGACACCCTGCCCGACTGGACCGTCCACGTCCCCGGCCACCCCGACGAGGCCGAGCTGCTGCTGCGGCATGCGGCGGCGGGGGAGGGGCTGGTCTACCTCCGGCTCTCGGCCCAGACCAACTCCACCGCCCAGCCGGTCGCCCCCGGTCGTTTCCTGACCGTCCGGCAGGGCACCGCCGAGAGCGGCACGGTGGTCCTCGCCGTGGGCCCGATGCTGGACAACGTACTCGCCGCCACTGACAACCTGGACGTGACGGTCCTCTACGCGGCCACCGTCCGCCCGTTCGACGGCGCCGCGCTGCGGGCGGGGACGGCCGGCGCGGGCGTGGCCGACGTGGTCCTGGTCGAGCCGTATCTGGCCGGCACCTCGGTGCCGTTCGCCGCCGAGGCGCTCGCCGACCGGCCGCACCGGCTGCTCGGACTGGGCGTGCCGAGGGCGGAACTGCGCCGCTACGGAACGATGGAGGAGCACATCGAGGCCCACGGCCTGGATCCGGCCTCCTTGCGGGCCCGCATCTCCGGGTGGCTCTGA
- a CDS encoding MFS transporter, with the protein MGAAVAGDSEERAPARDLRLQRARRSVAVVFAVHGAVTGSFATRIPWIQGHLGLSTGQLGLALAAPAVGASLAMPLASRIVHRYGERTAVGGLLVLWCLALALPSLSPDLPVLCAALLVYGATAGMADVAMNAQGVGVEQRLGRSIMSGLHGMWSVGGLVASLIGALAAHYGVDARVHHAVMALLLAGIGLFAARGLLDVRPEPGEAAPPRFALPPRSALAIGLVGFCAVFAEGAGSDWSGVYLRDVAGASAGVAASAYTAFACTMAASRLAGDLLVRRLGAVRTVRWMGVASVLGGLLVALGRGQIPAIAGFALIGVGIAVVVPLAFAAAGKSGPNPSQAIAGIATISYTSGLVAPAVIGAIAQATSLPVSFGLVTLLLLIGLVGCAGALRAADARRD; encoded by the coding sequence ATGGGGGCGGCGGTTGCCGGGGACTCCGAGGAGAGGGCGCCGGCGCGGGATCTCCGGCTTCAGCGGGCCCGGCGCTCGGTCGCGGTGGTGTTCGCCGTCCACGGCGCGGTCACCGGAAGCTTCGCCACCCGGATTCCCTGGATCCAGGGCCATCTCGGGCTGAGCACCGGGCAGTTGGGGCTGGCCCTGGCCGCCCCCGCGGTCGGCGCCTCCCTGGCGATGCCCCTGGCCAGCCGGATCGTCCACCGCTACGGGGAGCGCACCGCCGTCGGCGGGCTGCTCGTCCTGTGGTGCCTGGCCCTGGCGCTGCCCTCCCTCTCCCCCGACCTGCCGGTGCTCTGCGCCGCGCTGCTGGTCTACGGCGCGACGGCGGGGATGGCGGACGTGGCGATGAACGCCCAGGGGGTGGGCGTCGAGCAGCGGCTCGGGCGCTCGATCATGTCCGGGCTGCACGGGATGTGGAGCGTGGGCGGCCTGGTCGCCTCCCTGATCGGCGCGCTGGCCGCCCATTACGGAGTGGACGCGCGGGTGCACCACGCCGTGATGGCACTGCTGCTGGCCGGGATAGGCCTGTTCGCCGCCCGGGGCCTGCTGGACGTCCGACCGGAGCCGGGCGAGGCGGCGCCGCCGAGGTTCGCGCTGCCGCCGCGCTCGGCGCTGGCGATCGGCCTGGTGGGCTTCTGCGCGGTCTTCGCCGAGGGGGCGGGCTCGGACTGGAGCGGGGTGTACCTCCGAGACGTGGCCGGGGCGTCGGCGGGCGTGGCCGCGTCCGCGTACACGGCGTTCGCCTGCACGATGGCCGCCAGCCGGCTCGCCGGGGACCTGCTGGTCCGGCGGCTGGGAGCGGTGCGGACGGTGCGCTGGATGGGCGTCGCCTCGGTACTCGGCGGACTGCTGGTGGCACTGGGGCGGGGGCAGATTCCGGCCATCGCCGGCTTCGCCCTGATCGGCGTGGGGATCGCGGTCGTGGTGCCGCTGGCCTTCGCGGCGGCGGGCAAGAGCGGCCCCAATCCGAGCCAGGCCATCGCCGGCATCGCCACCATCAGCTACACCTCGGGGCTGGTCGCCCCCGCCGTGATCGGCGCCATCGCGCAGGCCACCTCCCTTCCCGTCTCCTTCGGCCTGGTGACCCTCCTCCTGCTGATCGGCCTCGTCGGCTGTGCGGGCGCGCTGCGAGCGGCCGACGCCCGCCGCGACTGA
- a CDS encoding trypsin-like serine peptidase, with protein sequence MSPEARVRRRSRAVRGLPAVLVWTAALLAPAACSSTPSSSGASSGISGTAVAASPSQAQTWSPGRLERARAAHRPGVGHNARPTQGNLRIGAIFDHDSSGDHFCSGSVVDSAGRNLVITAAHCIHGGKGQGFKSDVVFVPGYRSGQEPNGQWQVASLIVDPRWADSSDPDLDVAFLVLRKNDGRNIEDVLGGNRLGIDTGFDHRVRITGYPSSADAPVTCVNRTSRQSSTQTRIACTGFPGGTSGSPWVTAVDPATHTGTVIGVIGGYQEGGDTDSVSYSAYFGSDVQALYRRAEAAGG encoded by the coding sequence ATGTCTCCGGAAGCCCGCGTACGACGGCGGTCCCGAGCGGTACGGGGCCTGCCGGCCGTCCTCGTCTGGACCGCCGCGCTGCTCGCCCCTGCCGCCTGCTCCTCCACCCCTTCCAGCAGCGGTGCCTCCTCAGGGATCTCGGGGACGGCCGTCGCCGCGTCCCCCTCCCAGGCGCAGACCTGGTCCCCGGGCCGGCTGGAGCGGGCCCGGGCCGCCCACAGGCCCGGCGTCGGGCACAACGCCCGCCCGACCCAGGGCAATCTGCGGATCGGCGCGATCTTCGACCACGACTCCTCCGGCGACCACTTCTGCAGCGGGAGCGTGGTGGACAGCGCGGGGCGGAACCTGGTGATCACCGCGGCGCACTGCATCCACGGCGGGAAGGGCCAGGGGTTCAAGAGCGATGTCGTCTTCGTCCCCGGCTACCGCTCCGGGCAGGAGCCCAACGGCCAGTGGCAGGTCGCCTCGCTGATCGTGGACCCGCGCTGGGCCGACTCCTCCGATCCGGACCTGGACGTCGCCTTCCTGGTGCTGCGGAAGAACGACGGCCGGAACATCGAGGACGTGCTGGGCGGCAACAGGCTCGGCATCGACACCGGTTTCGACCACCGGGTGCGGATCACCGGCTACCCCTCCTCCGCCGACGCCCCGGTGACCTGTGTGAACCGGACGAGTCGGCAGAGCAGTACGCAGACCCGGATCGCCTGCACCGGCTTCCCCGGCGGGACCAGCGGCAGCCCGTGGGTGACCGCGGTGGACCCGGCCACCCACACCGGCACGGTGATCGGCGTGATCGGCGGCTACCAGGAGGGCGGCGACACCGACAGCGTCTCGTACAGCGCGTACTTCGGCTCGGACGTCCAGGCCCTGTACCGGCGCGCCGAGGCCGCCGGCGGCTGA
- a CDS encoding ABC transporter substrate-binding protein — MLGVLGAALALLLTACGGAADSVRAHGPVHITFWSALRGSQQVVDEFNRTHSDVKVDFEQIPSGASGGYTKLSNAARAGNAPDVATIEYPELPGYVIDGVARDLDPLIPAGTKEKFQPAALDLTSFGGHTYSLPLDIEPMVFYYRKDLFAKYHLTVPTTWAGFRATAEQLRKAAPKARLASFFPNQMGEIAGLSWQAGAQWFGTAHDTWQLSMDDAPTRRVAGYWQRLLDRDLVRVEGQSSQQWTAGIQSGDTVGYIDGAWAAGALMKSDPPGKGRWAVAPLPQWDPAHPADGTEGGSTFTVTKDSRHPRQAMEFILWQTTDPDALKARLSSGTSSAFPAVPALVPVAQHAMDDSYFGGQDIYAQFQRSAATVRPQWMWGPRMLATLSQVQTGLARAAAGSGTIESALRAGQAATLPDLTSVGLSVDSH, encoded by the coding sequence GTGCTGGGCGTGCTGGGCGCCGCCCTGGCCCTGCTGCTCACCGCCTGCGGCGGCGCCGCCGACAGCGTGCGCGCCCACGGCCCGGTCCACATCACCTTCTGGTCCGCACTGCGGGGCAGCCAGCAGGTGGTGGACGAGTTCAACCGCACCCACAGCGACGTCAAGGTCGACTTCGAGCAGATCCCCTCCGGCGCCAGCGGCGGCTACACCAAGCTCAGCAACGCCGCCCGGGCCGGCAACGCCCCCGACGTCGCCACCATCGAGTACCCCGAACTGCCCGGCTACGTCATCGACGGCGTGGCCCGCGATCTGGACCCGCTGATCCCCGCCGGGACCAAGGAGAAGTTCCAGCCGGCCGCCCTCGACCTGACCAGCTTCGGCGGGCACACCTACTCCCTGCCGCTGGACATCGAGCCGATGGTCTTCTACTACCGCAAGGACCTCTTCGCGAAGTACCACCTCACGGTGCCCACCACCTGGGCCGGGTTCAGGGCGACCGCCGAGCAGTTGCGGAAAGCCGCTCCGAAGGCCCGGCTGGCCAGCTTCTTCCCCAACCAGATGGGCGAGATCGCCGGACTCTCCTGGCAGGCCGGCGCCCAGTGGTTCGGCACCGCCCACGACACCTGGCAGCTCTCCATGGACGACGCCCCCACCCGCCGGGTCGCCGGCTACTGGCAGCGCCTCCTCGATCGGGACCTGGTCCGGGTCGAGGGCCAGTCCAGCCAGCAGTGGACGGCGGGCATCCAGTCCGGGGACACCGTCGGCTACATCGACGGCGCCTGGGCCGCCGGGGCACTGATGAAGTCCGACCCGCCCGGGAAGGGCCGGTGGGCGGTCGCCCCCCTCCCCCAGTGGGACCCGGCGCACCCCGCCGACGGCACCGAGGGCGGCTCCACCTTCACCGTCACCAAGGACAGCAGGCACCCCCGGCAGGCCATGGAGTTCATCCTCTGGCAGACCACCGACCCGGACGCGCTCAAGGCGCGCCTCTCCAGTGGCACGTCCAGCGCCTTCCCGGCCGTCCCGGCCCTGGTGCCGGTCGCCCAGCACGCCATGGACGACTCCTACTTCGGCGGCCAGGACATCTACGCCCAGTTCCAGAGGTCCGCGGCGACCGTCCGGCCGCAGTGGATGTGGGGCCCGCGGATGCTCGCCACCCTCAGCCAGGTGCAGACCGGCCTGGCCAGGGCCGCGGCCGGCAGCGGCACCATCGAGTCCGCGCTGAGAGCCGGCCAGGCGGCCACCCTGCCCGACCTCACCAGCGTCGGCCTCTCCGTCGACAGCCACTAG
- a CDS encoding cell division protein SepF, which yields MGAALRDEYRGWLAPTGGYAAAEYTSGGYAYAEEGEEFQDAWTTQPVLRAAPEPPAEAQPTRIASVRPTGFESARQVGEFVRSGTPVLMDVSEMADADAKRLVDFASGLIFGTRGSIERVARRVFLLAPRDVEVVVIDGPTDDTGFYNQS from the coding sequence ATGGGAGCAGCACTGCGCGACGAGTACCGCGGATGGCTTGCGCCTACGGGCGGCTATGCGGCAGCCGAGTACACCTCGGGCGGATACGCATATGCCGAGGAGGGCGAGGAGTTCCAGGACGCCTGGACAACTCAGCCGGTATTGCGTGCGGCCCCCGAGCCGCCGGCCGAGGCCCAGCCCACCCGGATCGCCTCGGTGCGGCCGACCGGCTTCGAATCGGCCCGGCAGGTGGGCGAATTCGTCCGCAGCGGCACCCCGGTGCTGATGGACGTCTCGGAGATGGCCGACGCGGACGCCAAGCGGCTCGTCGACTTCGCCTCCGGTCTGATCTTCGGCACCCGGGGCAGCATCGAGCGGGTCGCCCGGCGGGTCTTCCTGCTGGCCCCCCGTGACGTCGAGGTCGTGGTGATCGACGGCCCGACGGACGACACCGGGTTCTACAACCAGAGCTGA
- a CDS encoding DinB family protein translates to MADPELPPRLVPLLEQYDFARERLVRRLAGPTVDSGNGVPVAVPPITDEEYLWEPVPDCLSLRRRASGPGAAATGLVGAGVWGRDTAPPDPAGAPPFTTIAWRLAHLSEMLAVRADHTAGSRTATRDDYTFHGDAAGGLAAFDAASAAWRRALLAVDEKSLDTIGVSSYPYGSDPEDPFLTIVWWVNQELLHHAAEIALLRDLYRALSAARRS, encoded by the coding sequence ATGGCCGACCCCGAGCTTCCGCCCCGCCTGGTCCCGCTGCTCGAACAGTACGACTTCGCCCGCGAGCGCCTGGTTCGCCGGCTCGCCGGACCCACCGTGGACAGCGGGAACGGCGTCCCGGTGGCCGTCCCGCCGATCACCGACGAGGAGTACCTCTGGGAGCCCGTCCCCGACTGCCTCAGCCTCCGCCGCAGGGCGAGCGGACCGGGTGCCGCGGCCACCGGCCTGGTCGGCGCCGGGGTGTGGGGCCGGGACACCGCGCCCCCGGACCCGGCCGGCGCGCCCCCGTTCACCACCATCGCCTGGCGGCTCGCCCATCTCTCCGAGATGCTCGCCGTCCGCGCCGACCACACCGCCGGCAGCCGGACGGCCACCCGCGACGACTACACCTTCCACGGTGACGCGGCCGGCGGGCTGGCCGCCTTCGACGCCGCCTCGGCCGCCTGGCGCCGGGCCCTGCTCGCCGTGGACGAGAAGAGCCTGGACACCATCGGGGTGAGCAGCTACCCCTACGGCAGCGATCCTGAGGACCCCTTCCTGACCATCGTCTGGTGGGTCAATCAGGAACTCCTCCACCATGCCGCCGAGATCGCCCTGCTCAGGGACCTCTACCGGGCGCTCAGCGCTGCCAGGCGATCTTGA